The Candidatus Neomarinimicrobiota bacterium genome contains the following window.
CAGTTGAGGAGAAGTACACATATGAGACTTCACAATTCACTACACATTAAGCGGATTACCACCCTGCTGTTGGCAATAGGGGTACTCTTGGTGATGACGTCCTGTGATGACGGGTCCAAGCCTGATTATCTGTCAGAACCGGCCCCGAACGTTGAGAATTTACTTCAGTCGGGTTGGGAGAATTATATCAGCGGTGACTATAACACAGCCTATGATAATTTCTTCCAGGCGAGTGAACGCGATGCATCCGTACCGCAGATCTATTTGGGATTAGCCTATGTCAGCCTCCAGGTGGGGGATCTGGAGCAAGCCGTATCGAATTTCCAGAAAACAATAGCCTACGCTATTTTTGACCCGGATAATGCCGATATGTTGACATACAGCTCAAATGCGGGGTTGGCGATAACGTATCTAGCCATGAAGCGATATGAGAATTCGGTTAATTCTGCTACGACGGTCATTGATAATGCCCCGGATTTTGAATTTCATTTTGACAATTCTGTGACCATAGATGATATTTACCTTGTTCGTGCGTTAGGTAGCTTCCATATGAAGGATTTTGAACAGGCATACTATGATGTTCTTTCCGTAGATTCCAATGCGGATTTTTCCTCGGTGGTTTCCGAAGAAACGGTTAACGATGCGACCATCAGGTCGAATACTCGGGATTTGCCAAACGGAACAGCACAGTTTGAATTGCAGGGAAAAGATCTGGTGACGGTACAGTCTGTGGAACTGACGGAGAATGGTACAACCAGGTCCTATGAAATCATCGATTTTGTTCAGGGGGGTACAACGACAACTATTTTCGGAAATCCATTACCGGCTGCCGACCAAGCACTCGATGTGTCATATGTCCATGCCCCGGATTATGGAAAATTTTTAGATACCCTTATGGGGGAAGTAGTCCGGTTACGTGAGGAAAATCACTAATTTCAATGGGGAATTTTTGTAATCTTCTTTGAGATGAAAGGGGGTGCAGTTCATTTAATTGGTAAGTTTTATCTATAGCACACTAAATCTACTACACAACAAAGCAGGAGGAACCAGAATGAAAACCAAGCTATTGTCGTTGACTGTGGTTGGGGTTTTCCTCTTTTCCGCGGTGGCATTTGCAGCCAGCCCGAAAGAGAAAACTCTCTCCGCTGACAGGAGCGACCAATACCATGTTTTAACCCCGGCACAGGGGGAAGTCTCTGTGCAGCAGATTAATAAGAAAAAAGCCAAAAATGGTTTGGAAATTGTACCATTTAAGGCGCCTCAGGAGTCAAACAATTTGATGCTCCAGAGTTCCAATTCCGCATCAACACTGTGGACACTGGACCACACCGACGGTGTGGCGGAATTTTATCTCGGTAGTGGTGCTGCCGGTGATACCTTTGCGGTTGTCTTTACGCCTGCCGCCCCGTGCTCTGTCAAATTTGTTGAGACGTCCTGGTTTACCGCTGGGAATTATACTGCGTTTGCCGCAAAGTATTCGGAAGCGGCAAAGGCGGTCTCACCTAATGGAGAAGTCGGACAGATCGCACGTGGTGATTTTGACGGTTCGCCTATTGGTGAGCTCCTTGCACCGTATACACCGGGTAACGTACCTGAATACGGTATGTATCAGCGTATGCCCGACGATATCGGGAACTTCCAGGTTGGAAGCGATACCGAATTTACCACCGAACCGTTTGTGATTGGATTTGTCAAAGGTGGAGAAACACCACAGCCACTGGCTGATGGCGACCAGGCACCGATTACCTATACATGGTTCGGCGGTCCCTGGACAGACGGCCAGTGGGGACGGTATTCGGATGCTGTCGACGTCAGCATGGCAGTTTACGTGACTTATCCATGGGGTGCTCCGATTGCATTTACCGTAAATCAGCTCCCGAACACATACAATACCTCCGGTCCGTTCACAGCACGGTTCAGATTATTTGATGATGTTGACGAGGATGGCACGGCGATTACCAGTGACGATGCTATCACCTTCTATGCAACTGATGGCACTGATACGGTGGAAGTTGACCAGGCCAGTTTCACTGAGTATGACGTTGAAACCAGTGGCAACGGTTGGTATGAAGCCGAAATCAGCGGGTTGGACTTCTCCGTAGGCAGTGAAATTGCCTACTGGGTAGATGCGACTGATAATCAGGGCCTGTACGCGTCAAGTGATGCGAAATCGTTTACGGTCAAACAGCCCTCGAATCCCGATGCCGATGTGCTCGTAATCATGGACGGTGGCGTTGACCGGTCCTCCGTGTATTTTGACGTGTTAGACAACAACGGTATCGTATACGAGACATGGAATGCCGATCCGGGCGCCGAAAACGGCATCGATGCTTCTGTCATCAATTACGGATGGAATAACATCATTCTCTTTGGCTGGGGTGCTGGAACTATCCCGGCACTCGATGAAGAGGATCCGGGTTATGCAACGTTCCTGGATGGTGGTGGTAATTTGTTCTATTCCGATCAGGATTATTTCTATGCCCATGGTCTACCGGAAACAGGGAATTTCTCCCCTGATGACTTTGCCTACGATTATCTCGGACTGGGCTCATATACGAATGATCCCGAAGACGCTGACAGTGTCTTTACCGGTATCGATGGAATCGCGTCAGCAATTTCAGAGTATAGTGTTGAAGGCGGTTTTGCTATCTGGGATATTGCCGGTAATAACTGGTCCGATCCTGTAGATGCAGGTAATGGAACCGGTATTTTCCTGGGGTCGAATGACTCTCGGAACTACGGTGTCCAAAATACGACCGACGGTGGCGGAACTACGATTTATCTCGGATTCATGGCGGAAGCGAACGTCGATACCACCGCTGAAGGCGCGATTGTTCCGGGTGCCGCTTTTACCGACCTGATGAATGCGGTCCTTGGTGAATTTGGTGTAGCTTCACCGCCGCAGATTAGCAATGTTGCCGGGAATACCACCGCAACCTATGGTGACGGTCCGTGGACAGTCTCTGCCGACATCGTGGATTATAACGGTGACGCGATTACCGCGACACTGAAATACACCATTGATGGCGGTACGACCTGGAACGATGTTGCCATGAGCGATGACGGTAACGGAACCTTCTCCGGAGACATTCCGTCGCAGACTGATGAAACATTTGTTTCCTATTATGTGGAAGCAGAAGATGCCGGCGGACTAGTAAGTACTGATCCGGATGCCAATACTCCGGCACTGTCGTTTTGGAAGGGTAATGCCGACAATAACGTCCTGTTTGTCGATGATATGGGCGGATACTTTAGCTATTTTGGATCCTTCTGGAACCAGGTACTACCTGCCGATGCAGACGTATACAGCGTACCGAGTTACGGTATGCCGGATGCGACTGTCTTTAACACCAGTGCCCATACCACGATAATCTGGGCAGGTGATTATGCCGGTTCGGGTTCGCTCGATGCCGGATCCGCAGACAATGCGTTGAAGGCGTTCCTGGATGGCGGTGGGAACTTGTTCTTCGCCAGTGACGAATGGGCCGGAACCTATTACGATTGGCCAGGATTTGTCACACTGGAAGCCGGGCATTTTCTGTACGATTACCTCGGCGTTGAGCTGATCGAATCAGATGGTTCGATGATTGACTATGTTGAGGGACTCAGCGGTAATGCGCTGACTGACGGAATTCCCAGAGATTCGTTGGTAATACCGCTTGGCCAGGCAAATTATACAGACAGAACAGTCCCGGTTGGCGGGTATGACGGTTCCAACTATACAGCCTATACCGGCGTATTCAATAACAGCGGAACCTACAAGACAGTCTTCGTGCCGTTTATCTTCGGTGCCATTGATTCCTCGAATCGAAAGGCGCTGATTGATAACGCCATGGCCTGGTTTGCAGATGACGCTGCTGCCACAGGCGCCAACGGTCTTTTCGGACCGGAAGAAAGCGACACCTACACGGGAGTGAAGGATGTTGCGGGTAACCAGCCTATGCAGTTCTCGCTGGAACAGAATTATCCGAATCCGTTTAATCCGACAACCAACATCACATATACCATTCCGGCTGATGGCCATGTGACTCTGAGTGTATACAATATGCTCGGTCAGAAGGTGGCTACGCTCGTAAATACCCATCAGAGCGCTGGACAGTATACGGTCAATTGGACGGCGAAAGATAACTCCAGTATGCAGCTGGCCAGTGGTGTCTATTTCTACAGTATCCAGACGGAAAACTACAATAACGTGAAAAAGATGGTACTCATGAAATAGCGTTTTGATCTGTACAGTGCATAATTATATGCACCGGTAGTATTACAAGGGGGCGGGTTTTACCCGTCCCTTTGTATTTTATGGAGGAAATGATATAAATCCTGATGCAAATAAATTCTGTTTGCCTCATCTAATTCAAGGTTTTATCTTCGAGCGTTCATTATATAGATGTGTACTCACATATAAATAGCGGAAAATCCATGTTGAAAAAATTCTCTTACAATATGATCGGCCTCGTCCTGTTCCTGTTTGGCGGTATTATCCTGGCCTTTTGCGTCTTCAGTAACAGTGATAAGGAATACCGGATATACCTCACAGAGGACTTGCCGTTTATTTACCACATAAATCAGAATACCAAGGACGATTATTATATCCATATTCAGCAGGGAGCCAACACCTGGAATGACATACCCGGAAGTTTCTTTGAATTTGATTACGGCGGGGAGACCGGTGTATTTGAGGTCGCCCGAGATGATACCAATCTTGTCTATTTTGATGCAGGCGAAGGCGGAAATTTTGAAACAGGCACAAATACTATCGCATTCTCACTTACTTTTACCTCAGAGTCGGATACCTTCCGTTCCCTCGAATCTGACCTTATCTGGAACGCACGGGAATTTCCACCGGCATATAATGGTGAAAGTGATTTTATTGACCTCCAATCAACGATTACGCACGAACTAGGTCATCATATGGGAATGGGGCATTTTACCGAATTTGGCAGCCCGCCAGGATGTGGTGATGAATATCCGGATGCCACCATGGCTGGTGGGGTTGCTCCCGGAGATATAAATGGCAGAACACTTCATGCGCAGGATATTGCCGCTGCCATCGAGTTATATCCGGAGTGGGAATTATGGGTGGCTGTGAACGATACCTCCGGAGCGGAGATCCCGTATGCGGAGATTGAGCTCGTCGGAGCTACAGGGATTTTTACAATTGAACCGGAATCTATTCCTGGCCCGTATGATATTATGCAGTGCCCGGGTTACCTGGTTGGTGATTCAGTGCTGACAGATGCGATGGGTGAACGGTTTTTAACTGTGGATGATCCGTCATTTCAGCTGATTGTGAATGCCTTCGGATATACCGGTGATACCATCACCGTAGATTTCCAACCGGCCAATGATATCGTTGGACCGGAAATTATTCAGACTGATGTTGTTCTGGAACCGAAGCCATGGCAACGGATTCAGGTCAGTATGCAAGACAGCAGTTCGGGATCCCGGTTACACGGGACAGCCGAGTTCTACGGCATCGGTGATCCGTCACCGGCGCCGACTTCCGTCCTTTCACTCGAACAGGAAAAATCGGGTTCTGTCAATCTGCCTCCGGGGCAGTATGATGTCCATTTAGTGCCGGAATATCCCTGGGCATCTACCTGGTACGATTCGGTGACCATCGTGCCGGATTCTTCCTATGACTTGCCGGTGACGCCGGCACAGGTTCTGGTGATTTCGGGTGCGAAGAGCAGTACAAGTGATATAGAGTATACCACCATATTGGATACATCGGGATATAGATATCACTACTGGGATGTGAGTGTGATGGAGGATAGCCTGCCCCCATCGAATCAATTTTGGCGCTTTAAGCGGCCGATGAAGCTATTTTTAATTTCCGAGACGGAAAACGGTACCTATTTGAATAATGAATGGAAAAGTTATCTGCAAAATAATGCCGAAAAGATCGGGAATATCCTGCTCGCGGGAAACGATATTGCCAGCCGGCTGTTTTGGAATACAAATTTCCTGGACCTTGGAATACAAATAGACGGAAGCAGCTATACGAATAAACGGAATATGAAGACACCGGTGGATAATGCGTTGACGAGGAAGTGGGGTAAGTTCGAATATGAGCAGGTTTCACTGTCCGAGAACGCTTCAAATCAGGCAGTACTCGACACACTGGCAGGATACCCTAATACGGTCGCGTTAGAATATGAAAATGATGGGGGACCGGGGTTGGTATATCATGAAGGTGATAGCCTCAAGGTAGTGGTAGCGCCCTTTTCAATTTATGAGATGATTCAATTTGACCCCAAGTGGCAGCTAAACTCAGCGGATTTGCTCCAGCGAATTGATCAATGGTTTGATATCAGTATTCCAACAGCGATTGAAGATGATCCAGCTGCGGAAATTCCCGACGGGTTTACCATGATGCCCAACTACCCCAATCCGTTTAACCCGAGTACTACGATTACCTGGAATCTTCCGGCGCCTTCCGATGTCATGATCCGGGTTTACA
Protein-coding sequences here:
- a CDS encoding zinc-dependent metalloprotease; this encodes MLKKFSYNMIGLVLFLFGGIILAFCVFSNSDKEYRIYLTEDLPFIYHINQNTKDDYYIHIQQGANTWNDIPGSFFEFDYGGETGVFEVARDDTNLVYFDAGEGGNFETGTNTIAFSLTFTSESDTFRSLESDLIWNAREFPPAYNGESDFIDLQSTITHELGHHMGMGHFTEFGSPPGCGDEYPDATMAGGVAPGDINGRTLHAQDIAAAIELYPEWELWVAVNDTSGAEIPYAEIELVGATGIFTIEPESIPGPYDIMQCPGYLVGDSVLTDAMGERFLTVDDPSFQLIVNAFGYTGDTITVDFQPANDIVGPEIIQTDVVLEPKPWQRIQVSMQDSSSGSRLHGTAEFYGIGDPSPAPTSVLSLEQEKSGSVNLPPGQYDVHLVPEYPWASTWYDSVTIVPDSSYDLPVTPAQVLVISGAKSSTSDIEYTTILDTSGYRYHYWDVSVMEDSLPPSNQFWRFKRPMKLFLISETENGTYLNNEWKSYLQNNAEKIGNILLAGNDIASRLFWNTNFLDLGIQIDGSSYTNKRNMKTPVDNALTRKWGKFEYEQVSLSENASNQAVLDTLAGYPNTVALEYENDGGPGLVYHEGDSLKVVVAPFSIYEMIQFDPKWQLNSADLLQRIDQWFDISIPTAIEDDPAAEIPDGFTMMPNYPNPFNPSTTITWNLPAPSDVMIRVYNIRGQIVLQKQLGTMEPGQHKWTWDISSNQNQNLSSGIYWLELTAAKKRRIQKLMLLK
- a CDS encoding T9SS type A sorting domain-containing protein, with product MKTKLLSLTVVGVFLFSAVAFAASPKEKTLSADRSDQYHVLTPAQGEVSVQQINKKKAKNGLEIVPFKAPQESNNLMLQSSNSASTLWTLDHTDGVAEFYLGSGAAGDTFAVVFTPAAPCSVKFVETSWFTAGNYTAFAAKYSEAAKAVSPNGEVGQIARGDFDGSPIGELLAPYTPGNVPEYGMYQRMPDDIGNFQVGSDTEFTTEPFVIGFVKGGETPQPLADGDQAPITYTWFGGPWTDGQWGRYSDAVDVSMAVYVTYPWGAPIAFTVNQLPNTYNTSGPFTARFRLFDDVDEDGTAITSDDAITFYATDGTDTVEVDQASFTEYDVETSGNGWYEAEISGLDFSVGSEIAYWVDATDNQGLYASSDAKSFTVKQPSNPDADVLVIMDGGVDRSSVYFDVLDNNGIVYETWNADPGAENGIDASVINYGWNNIILFGWGAGTIPALDEEDPGYATFLDGGGNLFYSDQDYFYAHGLPETGNFSPDDFAYDYLGLGSYTNDPEDADSVFTGIDGIASAISEYSVEGGFAIWDIAGNNWSDPVDAGNGTGIFLGSNDSRNYGVQNTTDGGGTTIYLGFMAEANVDTTAEGAIVPGAAFTDLMNAVLGEFGVASPPQISNVAGNTTATYGDGPWTVSADIVDYNGDAITATLKYTIDGGTTWNDVAMSDDGNGTFSGDIPSQTDETFVSYYVEAEDAGGLVSTDPDANTPALSFWKGNADNNVLFVDDMGGYFSYFGSFWNQVLPADADVYSVPSYGMPDATVFNTSAHTTIIWAGDYAGSGSLDAGSADNALKAFLDGGGNLFFASDEWAGTYYDWPGFVTLEAGHFLYDYLGVELIESDGSMIDYVEGLSGNALTDGIPRDSLVIPLGQANYTDRTVPVGGYDGSNYTAYTGVFNNSGTYKTVFVPFIFGAIDSSNRKALIDNAMAWFADDAAATGANGLFGPEESDTYTGVKDVAGNQPMQFSLEQNYPNPFNPTTNITYTIPADGHVTLSVYNMLGQKVATLVNTHQSAGQYTVNWTAKDNSSMQLASGVYFYSIQTENYNNVKKMVLMK